CCATGGTAGAAGTCCCTGGTAATTGACTTTCTTGGTCTCTGAGGAAAtctaattctttaaaataccATAAACTTGGTTCATAAAGATTTTCGGTGCCTGTGCCAGATCTATAGCTCGCCACTACTTTTTTGAATTCCCTCCGATACGCAGTAcgcaaaacatttattttctttcgcACCATCTCTCTATCGGCGCTAGGTT
This region of Onthophagus taurus isolate NC chromosome 3, IU_Otau_3.0, whole genome shotgun sequence genomic DNA includes:
- the LOC139429382 gene encoding uncharacterized protein, translating into MVRKKINVLRTAYRREFKKVVASYRSGTGTENLYEPSLWYFKELDFLRDQESQLPGTSTMDEPQETENEGRDSSRDDGNPEANAAEEENPDTSQEIEMPEAATGRRDRDNRGISDPK